The Lacipirellula parvula genome window below encodes:
- a CDS encoding ABC transporter substrate-binding protein: protein MPASSSLRPLSFLLSALMLWGTAGCSSKPAEPTAKKPAAEKPTAEKAAAEKSETPATEANAAKESSAKESNEADAAAETNLDPAAPFVIGNALPKFEPPSLEELDKLQWKEGQVADGMALLREEKKDEPAPALTAEEALKLRNDSPENNAKILAAMGVLQPEGGKGVNDGAKIVRHAGGDLNSTNPLFQSSVTDGEFGDLTGIAIMSFDRQLKNFAPKDVVVSWQTSEDGMVDRFVLRDDMTWSDGKPFTAYDVEFTFKLIMSDHALLVIPAIRGSGTDQIKAVKAYDDHTVVIFHKEPLATNVTNINFPILPQHIYEKSVVEDPSLKRSAYHTEQEAKPVTAGPYEYVSRKRGEEFVVRRRESYYMHDGKQVRDKPNFAEVRVKTIEDMNTALLALKSGDIQQMEFRAEQWADQTSGDDFYAKNTKVTAPEWTEFHIEWNERTPDGKSPSPFFGDSRVRWAMSYAFDYDELIKTITHGLYQQGQGTFHPTSWMFPKNPPELMKQNLDKAEDLLEEAGWTDSDGDGVRDKEIDGQLVPFEFQLMTSQTETGIQTATLMKECLEQIGVIANVKPTEFVVMQDKLIKHEFDACLGGWGAGTDPSMQSNIYGTGAQRNYGQYSNPKVDQLFVEGLRELDPAKRAVIYGNIHLQLWEDQPVTWLFYRNAFFGFNKSLRGYNFGALGPFKYSPGFNSLFVPAATP from the coding sequence ATGCCAGCATCGAGCTCCCTCCGGCCGCTATCGTTTCTTCTTTCTGCATTGATGCTGTGGGGGACCGCAGGATGTTCGTCGAAGCCCGCGGAGCCAACCGCCAAGAAGCCAGCAGCCGAGAAGCCGACAGCCGAGAAGGCGGCGGCTGAGAAGTCTGAGACGCCTGCTACCGAGGCGAACGCAGCCAAGGAATCATCAGCTAAGGAATCGAACGAAGCAGACGCGGCCGCCGAGACGAATCTCGATCCTGCGGCGCCCTTTGTAATAGGCAATGCGTTGCCGAAGTTCGAACCGCCCTCGCTGGAGGAACTCGACAAACTCCAGTGGAAGGAGGGCCAAGTGGCCGATGGCATGGCGCTCCTCCGCGAAGAGAAGAAAGATGAACCAGCGCCGGCTCTCACCGCCGAGGAAGCGTTGAAGCTCCGCAACGATTCGCCCGAGAACAACGCAAAGATTCTCGCCGCCATGGGCGTGCTGCAGCCCGAAGGGGGGAAGGGCGTCAATGACGGCGCCAAGATTGTGCGGCATGCCGGCGGCGATCTCAACAGCACCAACCCACTGTTTCAAAGCAGCGTGACCGATGGCGAGTTCGGCGATCTCACCGGCATCGCAATCATGAGTTTTGATCGCCAGCTGAAGAACTTCGCGCCGAAAGATGTCGTTGTCTCGTGGCAGACGAGCGAAGACGGAATGGTCGACCGCTTTGTCCTCCGCGACGACATGACCTGGTCGGACGGCAAACCGTTCACCGCCTACGACGTCGAGTTCACGTTCAAGCTGATCATGTCCGACCACGCGCTGCTGGTGATTCCCGCTATTCGCGGCAGCGGCACCGATCAGATCAAGGCGGTCAAAGCCTACGACGATCACACGGTCGTCATCTTCCATAAGGAACCATTGGCGACGAACGTCACCAACATCAACTTCCCGATTCTGCCGCAGCACATCTACGAAAAGTCCGTGGTCGAGGATCCGTCGCTGAAGCGCAGCGCTTATCACACCGAGCAAGAGGCCAAACCCGTTACCGCCGGACCGTACGAATACGTGAGCCGCAAGCGGGGCGAAGAATTCGTCGTCCGCCGGCGCGAAAGCTACTACATGCACGACGGCAAGCAAGTCCGCGACAAGCCAAACTTTGCCGAAGTGCGCGTGAAGACGATCGAGGACATGAACACCGCGCTGCTCGCCCTGAAGTCGGGCGACATCCAGCAGATGGAATTTCGTGCTGAGCAATGGGCTGATCAAACCAGCGGCGACGATTTCTACGCCAAGAACACCAAGGTAACGGCTCCCGAGTGGACCGAATTCCACATCGAGTGGAATGAACGGACGCCCGACGGCAAATCGCCAAGCCCTTTCTTCGGCGACTCACGCGTCCGCTGGGCGATGTCTTACGCCTTCGACTACGACGAGCTGATCAAGACGATCACGCACGGGCTGTATCAGCAAGGGCAGGGGACCTTCCACCCGACTTCATGGATGTTCCCGAAGAACCCGCCGGAACTGATGAAGCAGAATCTCGATAAGGCGGAAGATCTGCTCGAAGAAGCTGGTTGGACCGACAGCGACGGCGACGGCGTCCGAGACAAAGAAATCGACGGCCAACTCGTGCCGTTCGAGTTCCAGCTGATGACGTCGCAAACGGAAACCGGCATTCAAACCGCGACGCTAATGAAAGAGTGCCTCGAACAGATCGGCGTCATCGCCAACGTGAAGCCGACCGAATTCGTCGTCATGCAAGACAAGTTGATCAAGCACGAGTTCGACGCTTGCCTCGGCGGCTGGGGCGCGGGAACCGATCCCTCGATGCAGTCGAACATCTACGGCACCGGCGCTCAACGCAACTACGGGCAATACTCGAACCCGAAGGTCGACCAACTGTTCGTCGAAGGCCTGCGAGAGCTTGATCCCGCCAAACGCGCGGTGATCTACGGCAACATCCACCTGCAACTTTGGGAAGATCAGCCCGTCACGTGGCTCTTCTACCGCAACGCGTTCTTTGGGTTCAACAAGAGCTTGCGAGGCTACAACTTCGGGGCCCTGGGGCCGTTCAAGTACAGCCCCGGATTCAACAGCCTGTTCGTCCCGGCCGCGACTCCCTAA
- a CDS encoding anti-sigma factor family protein: MPSPSNDNLQRLEEIVAYLDGELSPEESARVEQRLASDESYRRQLQGIEQAWTALDALPQEYVDDRFSRTTMELAVKAAATEVLERTMALPVVQRRRRLSSILAAVAAAALAFLVFRLAWQSTDRALLADLPLVDNVDVYTQFDSPEFLRSLRNEFGGDFHEFGCAAGKASERTERFQTVSLTDGRDDWLAKLDDEERAQLRAKFNRFHQLPVEEQQRIRKLHNEIATADDAAQLQQAMLVYADWVGGLPPARQYELRTMQPSDRVHTIDRWLDEMRDDALLTLTDEELHRFVRKIREPLDKLELEAFESNNGRGRGRVPFNPYAMLRRVAFAMAESEEFQEAALKALPERTHQAFKSLEPPQRVERIGTWLRQSESLQGEVSQEALESFFADEKNLDAETRAKLLSLPPGEMEQALRRLYRSQPGRGFGKPWAWDGPKQDGRRGPGGPGGPEGRDGRGGFGHGAPMGPNGGPGGPGGRGGHWEGGPGRPEGGPGGPPPHERMGPGDRGGRGQFPGPGPEFEGEHRGRPEFGPPPGDEPEPPRPDDGDDEER; encoded by the coding sequence ATGCCTTCGCCTTCAAACGACAACCTGCAGCGTCTCGAAGAGATCGTCGCCTATCTTGATGGCGAACTTTCTCCCGAAGAGAGTGCGCGCGTTGAGCAGCGGTTGGCGTCGGATGAATCGTATCGCCGGCAGCTGCAGGGAATTGAGCAGGCTTGGACGGCGCTCGACGCGTTGCCGCAGGAATACGTCGACGACCGCTTCTCGCGGACGACGATGGAATTGGCGGTGAAGGCCGCCGCGACCGAGGTGCTGGAGCGGACGATGGCGCTGCCGGTGGTGCAGCGTCGGCGTCGGCTGTCGTCGATTCTCGCGGCCGTGGCCGCCGCGGCGCTCGCATTCCTCGTATTTCGTTTGGCGTGGCAAAGCACGGACCGCGCGCTGCTCGCCGATTTGCCGCTCGTCGACAACGTCGACGTCTACACGCAGTTTGATTCGCCCGAGTTCCTCCGCTCGCTGCGGAATGAATTCGGCGGCGACTTCCACGAATTCGGCTGTGCCGCCGGCAAAGCCTCGGAGCGGACGGAACGTTTTCAAACCGTATCGCTCACCGATGGCCGCGACGATTGGCTCGCCAAGCTCGACGACGAAGAACGGGCGCAGTTGCGCGCCAAGTTCAATCGCTTCCACCAGCTTCCGGTCGAAGAACAACAGCGGATTCGCAAGCTGCATAACGAGATTGCCACAGCCGACGACGCCGCTCAACTGCAGCAGGCGATGCTCGTCTACGCCGATTGGGTCGGCGGCTTGCCGCCCGCGCGGCAGTACGAACTCCGCACCATGCAGCCCAGCGACCGCGTTCACACGATCGATCGCTGGCTCGACGAGATGCGCGACGACGCGCTGCTGACGCTCACCGACGAAGAGCTCCATCGATTCGTGCGAAAGATTCGCGAGCCGCTCGACAAGCTGGAACTCGAAGCGTTCGAGTCGAACAATGGTCGCGGTCGAGGGCGAGTACCGTTTAACCCCTACGCAATGCTCCGCCGCGTCGCCTTCGCGATGGCCGAGTCGGAGGAATTTCAGGAGGCGGCGCTGAAAGCGTTGCCAGAGCGGACGCACCAAGCGTTCAAGTCGCTTGAACCGCCGCAGAGAGTTGAACGAATTGGGACCTGGTTGCGGCAGAGCGAGTCGCTGCAAGGCGAGGTCTCGCAAGAGGCGCTCGAAAGCTTCTTCGCCGACGAAAAGAATCTCGACGCCGAGACGCGGGCGAAGCTGCTGAGCTTGCCTCCCGGCGAGATGGAGCAGGCGCTGCGGCGGTTGTATCGTTCGCAGCCTGGGCGTGGCTTCGGCAAGCCGTGGGCGTGGGATGGGCCGAAGCAAGACGGCCGACGCGGGCCCGGGGGCCCTGGCGGTCCCGAAGGGCGCGATGGACGCGGCGGGTTTGGGCACGGAGCTCCCATGGGCCCCAACGGCGGTCCAGGCGGACCGGGCGGTCGTGGAGGCCACTGGGAGGGCGGCCCTGGTCGCCCCGAAGGCGGTCCCGGCGGGCCACCGCCGCACGAACGGATGGGCCCCGGCGATCGCGGCGGGCGTGGCCAATTCCCAGGGCCTGGACCGGAGTTTGAAGGCGAGCACCGCGGCCGGCCAGAATTCGGCCCGCCGCCGGGCGACGAACCGGAGCCGCCGCGTCCTGACGATGGCGACGACGAAGAACGGTAA
- a CDS encoding flagellar basal body-associated FliL family protein, translating to MATTNITWSRELPSLAATFQGGGLSDRTRMALRALFFFALLAFLQCPAFASGGGGHGEAAGGHGAEPAPLPPHDPKLPRAIDLGSFDLRNFRPTHNEIASLKFAVHVVLPPGTTDDTVREFEHWKRRLRDQAITAIRSATTDDLADPKLERVHRLLYLRLKRVPTPQGISDVYVTDFAMSSG from the coding sequence GTGGCCACCACTAACATCACTTGGTCTCGCGAACTCCCGTCGCTAGCCGCTACCTTCCAGGGCGGCGGGCTAAGCGACCGCACGCGCATGGCGCTGCGGGCGTTGTTTTTCTTTGCGCTGCTCGCGTTTCTGCAATGCCCGGCGTTCGCGTCAGGCGGCGGAGGCCATGGCGAAGCCGCCGGCGGTCATGGCGCCGAACCCGCGCCGCTGCCGCCGCACGATCCGAAGTTGCCGCGGGCGATCGACCTCGGCTCGTTCGACCTCCGCAACTTCCGACCAACGCACAACGAGATCGCGAGCCTGAAGTTTGCCGTGCACGTCGTGCTCCCGCCGGGAACGACCGACGACACGGTCCGTGAGTTCGAACACTGGAAGCGCCGTCTGCGCGATCAGGCGATTACGGCGATCCGTTCGGCGACGACCGACGATCTTGCCGATCCGAAGCTGGAGCGGGTTCACCGCTTGCTCTACCTGCGGTTGAAGCGCGTGCCGACGCCGCAGGGGATCAGCGACGTGTATGTCACCGACTTTGCGATGTCGAGCGGCTGA
- a CDS encoding Gfo/Idh/MocA family protein, with protein sequence MQPQKRQASRRDFMRYSAAAGAAGAGYWVAGGVPLKASAAANEQLQIACCGVNGKGRSDVENASKFGKIHAVCDVDRKFLDLSARFNKTDNKFTDYREMLDKLGDQIDVVTVSTPDHTHAVILAKALKMGKHCYGQKPLTKSIWEAREIQKLAKEAGVVTQMGNQYTAYEPMRKAAYQLRNGQVGKVKEVHVWTNRPVWPQGEARGPEKPVPAELDWEAWIGPAPMRPYADGYHTFKWRGWWDFGTGALGDMACHTCNLPFMGLNMRDPTAVVAETSGHDHDSYPAKSKIKFDFPELDGRAPFTFYWYDGTNLPPEELYSDFLKGEDGKAKSLSTSGCLVVGDKGTMYAAGDYAEGGIQISDGLEWLEVDYPKPPGAPELGHVQEFYEAIHDPKNKKAISNFVDYAGPLTETILLGNLAVWKGEPVKWDAATITPDDPSLMAIVKPTYREGYSL encoded by the coding sequence ATGCAACCACAGAAACGGCAAGCTTCGCGTCGCGACTTCATGCGTTATTCGGCTGCGGCCGGTGCAGCCGGCGCCGGCTATTGGGTCGCCGGCGGCGTTCCGCTGAAGGCCAGCGCCGCGGCCAACGAGCAACTGCAGATCGCCTGCTGCGGCGTCAACGGCAAGGGACGTTCGGACGTCGAGAACGCCTCGAAGTTCGGCAAGATCCACGCCGTCTGCGACGTCGATCGCAAGTTCCTTGATCTGTCCGCTCGCTTCAACAAGACCGACAACAAGTTCACCGACTATCGCGAGATGCTCGACAAGCTCGGCGATCAGATCGACGTCGTCACGGTGAGCACGCCCGATCACACGCACGCGGTGATCTTGGCCAAGGCCCTCAAGATGGGCAAGCATTGCTACGGCCAAAAGCCGCTCACGAAGTCGATTTGGGAAGCTCGCGAGATCCAGAAGCTCGCCAAGGAAGCGGGCGTCGTCACCCAAATGGGCAACCAGTACACCGCCTACGAGCCGATGCGGAAGGCTGCTTACCAGCTTCGCAACGGCCAGGTCGGCAAGGTGAAGGAAGTTCACGTTTGGACGAACCGTCCGGTGTGGCCGCAAGGCGAAGCCCGCGGTCCGGAGAAGCCCGTGCCGGCGGAACTCGATTGGGAAGCCTGGATCGGCCCGGCGCCGATGCGTCCTTACGCCGACGGCTACCACACCTTCAAGTGGCGCGGCTGGTGGGACTTCGGCACCGGCGCCCTCGGCGATATGGCGTGCCACACCTGCAACCTGCCGTTCATGGGCCTCAACATGCGCGACCCGACGGCCGTCGTCGCCGAGACCTCGGGCCACGATCACGACAGCTACCCGGCCAAGTCGAAGATCAAGTTCGACTTCCCTGAGCTCGACGGTCGCGCGCCGTTCACCTTCTACTGGTACGACGGCACCAACCTGCCGCCGGAAGAACTCTACTCCGACTTCCTCAAGGGAGAAGACGGCAAGGCGAAGTCACTGTCGACCAGCGGTTGCCTCGTCGTCGGCGACAAGGGCACGATGTACGCCGCCGGCGATTACGCCGAAGGGGGCATCCAGATTAGCGACGGCCTGGAGTGGCTCGAAGTCGACTACCCGAAGCCGCCCGGAGCGCCGGAACTCGGCCACGTCCAAGAGTTCTACGAAGCGATCCACGATCCGAAGAACAAGAAGGCGATCTCGAACTTCGTCGACTACGCCGGCCCGCTGACCGAGACGATTCTGCTCGGCAACCTGGCCGTCTGGAAGGGCGAGCCGGTGAAGTGGGACGCCGCGACGATCACGCCGGACGATCCGAGCCTGATGGCGATCGTCAAGCCGACCTACCGCGAAGGCTATTCGCTGTAG
- a CDS encoding DUF7133 domain-containing protein, which yields MLYTLRSLLALCTLLFAWAAVAPSVHAADGEAEWIWSPSQKRNEIPVGSCFFRKSFDVNNAEAAEIHLTADNEFELFVNGQQVAKGTDWRQLQVHEITELLQPGRNTIAIRVDNKDAGAAGLAARVIVKQVGDTFEGFSTDKSWKTSVREFENWTAPQFNDKDWVAAVSYGEMGDALPWGNEIVIEGVGARFAVDKEFEVERIMRDDEVGSLIAMTFDSRGNIFASQEGGHLMLLTDNDGNGIHDKATTYCDKIQNAQGLLAIGLRLFVVGDGPEGMGLYRLRDADRNDEADEVVKLLSFKGSKGEHGAHGLRLGPDGLIYVIVGNFTRADGTPTSRSPYRLWYEGDLILPKYEDPGGHAVGIPSPGGTIFRTDANGSFVEYIAGGLRNAYDMAFDLDGELFTYDADMEWDRGAPWYRPTRVNHVPAGAEMGWRSGWSKWPEYYLDSLPAAANIGPGSPTGIEFYDHYAYPAKYQGAMFACDWATGKIHAITFKRDGASYIGEDEIFLEGRPLNATDCAVGPDGSLYFCTGGRGTDGGVYRVRCNVPVGPEVTDMGEGIERALRQPQIDADWARAKAAGVRQALGDKWESELIAVATDPDRIVRERARAIDLLVYFGPRPNDQLLKNLATDVEPAIRAKAARLMYISDDAGVRTALTKLLQDSDPLVRRCACESLMRRGAMPAAADILPLLGDDDRFTAFAARRVIEQLPVESWSAAVMKETKPQAFCVGATALVNVERKPAVSLAVIDKSLQLLAAEPITELDRVNLLRVIEVAMFHGKLDAAKATQIAAPILAMYPTNEPAANRELVRLLTFLQVEGAADKFAAELAKADIPVEEKLHVAAYAARLQKGWNTAAKLELLKFYEQARTVKGGYSVDKYVEHFTRDYLKNLTMAERQHLIAGGDKWPASALSTLASLPENPGAEVLATVRDLDSRIAPKCAESDLYRRLRVGVIAVLGANNDADSQEYLRTIYRDEPEYRGPVAMSLSQHPGGENWKVLVESLKSVDGPMAQEVLGALTRVNQRPADAAPFRDAILLGLKLGNNGGADAAKLLSHWSGQAGTDMAGWQRWYATKFPNAPAAELPSDAGRDKWSYEELLTFLNSEQGKQGDAERGSRVFAQAQCASCHRVGTSGETMGPDLTAVARRFQRKEILESIVYPSHVISDQYAARIVTAGGKSYSGLVSQQANGSVTVLQSNGQKAELNGNEVDDIQPSDVSAMPTGLLNPLTLEQVADLFAYLGAASSNDVASRGSSTK from the coding sequence ATGCTGTATACGCTCCGCTCACTGCTAGCACTCTGCACTCTGCTGTTCGCCTGGGCCGCCGTCGCGCCGAGCGTGCACGCCGCCGATGGCGAAGCGGAGTGGATTTGGTCTCCCTCGCAGAAGCGGAACGAGATTCCCGTCGGCAGCTGCTTCTTCCGCAAGTCGTTCGACGTGAACAACGCCGAAGCGGCCGAGATCCATCTCACGGCCGACAATGAGTTCGAGTTGTTCGTCAACGGCCAGCAGGTCGCCAAGGGGACCGACTGGCGGCAACTGCAGGTTCACGAGATCACCGAGCTGTTGCAGCCAGGCCGCAACACGATTGCGATTCGCGTCGACAACAAGGACGCCGGCGCCGCGGGTCTCGCGGCTCGCGTCATCGTCAAGCAGGTCGGCGACACGTTCGAAGGCTTCTCGACCGACAAGTCGTGGAAGACGAGCGTCCGCGAGTTTGAAAATTGGACGGCGCCGCAATTCAACGACAAAGATTGGGTCGCCGCCGTCAGCTACGGCGAAATGGGCGACGCCCTCCCTTGGGGCAACGAAATCGTCATCGAAGGCGTCGGCGCCCGATTCGCCGTCGACAAAGAGTTCGAAGTCGAGCGGATCATGCGCGACGACGAGGTCGGCTCGTTGATCGCGATGACGTTCGATTCGCGCGGCAACATCTTCGCCTCCCAAGAGGGCGGGCACCTGATGTTGCTGACCGACAACGACGGCAACGGCATTCACGATAAGGCGACCACCTACTGCGACAAGATTCAAAACGCGCAGGGCCTGCTCGCCATCGGCCTGCGTCTGTTCGTCGTCGGCGACGGCCCCGAAGGAATGGGCCTCTACCGGCTGCGCGACGCTGATCGCAACGACGAAGCCGACGAGGTCGTGAAACTCCTCAGCTTCAAAGGCTCGAAGGGCGAGCATGGCGCCCACGGCCTGCGGCTTGGCCCCGATGGATTGATCTACGTGATCGTCGGTAACTTCACGCGGGCCGACGGCACGCCGACTTCGCGTAGCCCGTACCGGTTGTGGTACGAAGGCGATCTTATCCTGCCGAAGTACGAAGATCCGGGAGGTCACGCGGTCGGCATTCCGTCGCCGGGCGGGACGATCTTCCGCACCGATGCGAACGGCAGCTTCGTCGAGTACATCGCCGGCGGCCTGCGAAATGCGTACGACATGGCGTTCGACCTCGACGGCGAACTCTTCACCTACGACGCCGACATGGAATGGGATCGCGGGGCGCCCTGGTACCGGCCAACGCGCGTGAACCACGTTCCCGCGGGCGCCGAGATGGGCTGGCGGAGCGGTTGGTCGAAGTGGCCTGAGTATTACCTCGACAGCCTCCCGGCGGCTGCTAACATCGGCCCCGGCTCGCCGACCGGCATCGAGTTCTACGATCACTACGCCTACCCGGCGAAGTACCAAGGAGCGATGTTCGCGTGCGACTGGGCGACCGGCAAGATTCATGCGATCACCTTCAAACGCGACGGCGCCAGCTACATCGGCGAAGATGAAATCTTCCTCGAAGGCCGCCCGCTGAACGCCACCGACTGCGCGGTCGGTCCCGATGGGTCGCTCTACTTCTGCACTGGCGGTCGCGGCACCGACGGCGGCGTGTACCGCGTCCGCTGCAACGTGCCGGTGGGACCGGAAGTGACCGACATGGGCGAAGGAATCGAACGTGCGCTGCGGCAACCGCAAATCGACGCCGACTGGGCGCGGGCCAAGGCGGCCGGCGTGCGGCAGGCGCTCGGCGACAAGTGGGAAAGCGAACTCATTGCCGTCGCGACCGACCCCGATCGGATTGTTCGCGAGCGGGCTCGTGCGATCGACCTGCTCGTCTACTTCGGCCCGCGGCCGAACGATCAACTGCTCAAAAATTTGGCGACCGACGTCGAACCGGCGATCCGCGCCAAGGCGGCCCGCCTGATGTACATCAGCGACGACGCCGGCGTCCGCACGGCATTGACGAAGCTGCTGCAAGACAGCGATCCGCTGGTGAGGCGTTGTGCGTGCGAATCGCTAATGCGTCGCGGCGCGATGCCGGCTGCCGCCGACATTCTGCCGCTGCTGGGCGACGACGACCGCTTCACGGCATTCGCCGCGCGGCGGGTGATCGAGCAACTGCCGGTCGAGTCGTGGAGTGCGGCCGTGATGAAGGAAACGAAGCCGCAAGCGTTCTGCGTCGGCGCCACGGCGCTGGTGAACGTCGAACGGAAGCCGGCGGTTTCGCTGGCCGTGATCGACAAGTCGCTGCAGTTGCTGGCCGCCGAACCGATCACGGAACTCGATCGCGTGAATTTGCTTCGCGTGATCGAAGTCGCAATGTTCCACGGAAAGCTCGACGCCGCGAAGGCGACGCAAATTGCCGCCCCGATCCTGGCGATGTATCCGACAAACGAACCGGCCGCAAATCGCGAGCTCGTTCGCTTGCTGACGTTCCTGCAGGTGGAAGGCGCCGCCGACAAGTTTGCGGCGGAGCTGGCCAAGGCCGACATCCCGGTGGAAGAGAAGCTGCACGTCGCCGCCTATGCCGCGCGCCTGCAGAAGGGCTGGAACACAGCCGCGAAGCTCGAACTGCTGAAGTTCTACGAGCAGGCCCGCACGGTGAAGGGCGGCTACAGCGTCGACAAGTATGTGGAGCACTTCACCCGCGACTACCTGAAGAACCTCACGATGGCCGAGCGGCAGCACCTCATTGCCGGCGGCGATAAGTGGCCTGCCTCGGCGTTGTCGACGCTCGCCAGCTTGCCGGAAAATCCGGGCGCCGAAGTCTTGGCGACCGTCCGCGATCTCGACAGCCGCATCGCCCCCAAGTGTGCAGAGAGCGATCTCTACCGCCGACTGCGCGTTGGCGTGATCGCGGTGCTCGGCGCCAACAACGACGCCGATTCGCAAGAATACTTGCGGACGATTTACCGCGACGAGCCGGAGTACCGCGGCCCCGTGGCGATGAGCCTCAGCCAACATCCGGGCGGCGAGAATTGGAAGGTGCTCGTCGAGTCGCTGAAGTCGGTTGACGGTCCCATGGCGCAAGAGGTGCTTGGCGCGCTTACTCGCGTGAATCAACGCCCAGCCGACGCGGCGCCATTCCGCGATGCAATTTTGCTCGGCCTTAAGCTCGGCAACAACGGCGGCGCCGACGCCGCGAAGCTCCTCTCGCACTGGAGCGGCCAAGCTGGCACGGACATGGCCGGCTGGCAGCGATGGTACGCAACGAAGTTTCCGAACGCCCCGGCCGCCGAGCTACCGAGCGACGCCGGCCGCGACAAGTGGAGCTACGAAGAACTGCTGACGTTCCTCAACTCGGAGCAAGGCAAGCAAGGCGATGCGGAGCGCGGCTCGCGCGTCTTCGCCCAAGCCCAGTGCGCGTCTTGCCATCGCGTCGGCACGTCCGGCGAAACGATGGGCCCCGATCTCACGGCGGTCGCGCGGCGGTTCCAACGCAAAGAAATCCTGGAATCGATCGTTTACCCGTCGCATGTGATCAGCGATCAATACGCCGCCCGCATCGTCACCGCGGGAGGCAAAAGCTACTCTGGATTGGTGTCGCAGCAGGCCAACGGCAGCGTCACCGTGCTGCAATCGAACGGCCAGAAGGCGGAGCTGAACGGCAATGAAGTCGACGACATCCAACCGAGCGACGTCTCGGCGATGCCGACGGGACTGCTCAACCCGCTGACGCTGGAACAGGTGGCGGACTTGTTCGCCTACCTCGGCGCCGCCAGCTCGAACGACGTCGCCAGCCGCGGCTCGTCCACCAAGTAG
- a CDS encoding leucine-rich repeat domain-containing protein: protein MSRFASRRSLSGLFRHACALALVAVIGCVAAVASAASVEERVAELLGKVQKNPAGEIVMIDLENRPATPADVAEIGKLPKLETLTLWGSQIDDATLDSLAGLSTLKTLTLRNTSVTNAGLPKLKPLKALRSLNVHRSAQLTNEGMASIAEMPELTHLMLPYTKVTDDGVAALAPLKKLRLLDVRGCTLSDVGCKDIGAMSTLAAVKFRSPSITDAGVAELGKLKKLKGLYLEDAKLSDDGMVHLADLTDLDDVSLMRTTITDYGTEHLKNLKKMRQLVLRGTWIGDDTLQYLAGMPELFKLDLSETGVEGPGLAHLAELPKLNYLDLWATRVNDDAMDHIAKMEALEFLNLDNTSVSDAGLKKLTGLKKLKTLQVSQTPVTDAGVAELKAALPNVKIVR from the coding sequence GTGTCTCGCTTTGCATCGCGTCGTTCGCTATCCGGTCTGTTTCGTCACGCGTGCGCGCTCGCCTTGGTGGCGGTGATCGGCTGCGTCGCCGCCGTCGCGTCGGCCGCTTCGGTTGAAGAGCGGGTTGCGGAGCTGCTCGGCAAGGTTCAGAAGAACCCCGCCGGCGAGATCGTGATGATCGATCTCGAAAATCGCCCCGCCACCCCGGCCGACGTCGCCGAGATCGGCAAGCTGCCGAAGCTCGAAACCCTCACGCTGTGGGGTTCGCAAATCGACGATGCGACGCTCGACTCGCTCGCCGGGCTGTCGACGCTCAAGACGCTCACGCTCCGCAATACCTCGGTTACCAACGCGGGCTTGCCGAAGCTCAAGCCGCTTAAGGCGCTTCGTTCGCTGAACGTCCATCGTTCGGCGCAGCTCACCAACGAAGGGATGGCGTCGATCGCCGAGATGCCCGAGCTGACCCACCTGATGCTCCCCTACACGAAAGTCACTGACGATGGCGTCGCGGCGCTCGCTCCGCTGAAGAAGCTCCGCTTGCTCGACGTCCGCGGCTGCACGCTCTCGGACGTTGGCTGCAAAGACATTGGCGCCATGTCGACGCTCGCCGCGGTGAAGTTCCGCAGCCCGTCGATTACCGACGCCGGCGTTGCGGAACTCGGCAAGCTGAAGAAGCTCAAGGGGCTCTACCTCGAAGACGCCAAGCTGAGCGACGACGGCATGGTCCACCTCGCCGATTTGACCGACCTCGACGACGTCAGCCTGATGCGGACGACGATTACCGATTACGGCACCGAGCATCTCAAGAACCTCAAGAAGATGCGGCAGCTCGTTCTCCGCGGCACGTGGATCGGCGACGACACGCTGCAGTACCTCGCCGGCATGCCGGAACTGTTCAAGCTCGATCTGAGCGAAACGGGCGTCGAAGGCCCCGGCCTCGCGCACCTCGCCGAGCTGCCGAAGCTGAACTACCTCGACCTGTGGGCGACCCGCGTCAACGACGACGCGATGGATCACATCGCGAAGATGGAAGCTCTCGAGTTCCTCAATCTCGACAACACGTCGGTGAGCGACGCCGGGCTGAAGAAGCTGACCGGCCTGAAGAAGCTGAAGACGCTGCAAGTTTCGCAAACGCCGGTGACCGATGCGGGCGTCGCGGAACTGAAGGCGGCGCTGCCGAACGTGAAGATTGTGCGGTAA